A genomic window from Candidatus Binataceae bacterium includes:
- the bfr gene encoding bacterioferritin: MKGDGQVIQFLNTVLRNELTSINQYFLHAKQLDHWGVTKLGKYERDQSIEEMKHADRIIERILFLEGLPNLQDLDHLQIGENVKEVLDCDLKLELKALGDIRAALAHTETVKDFVTRDLLEEIMRDEEKSIDFIEIQKDLIEQIGIENYIQLQSGSAS, translated from the coding sequence GTGAAGGGTGACGGCCAGGTTATCCAGTTTCTGAATACCGTACTGCGCAACGAATTGACCTCGATCAACCAGTACTTCCTGCACGCCAAGCAGCTCGATCACTGGGGTGTGACCAAGCTAGGCAAGTACGAGCGTGATCAGTCGATCGAGGAAATGAAACATGCGGACCGGATCATCGAGCGGATTCTTTTTCTTGAAGGACTGCCGAATCTCCAGGACCTTGACCACCTGCAGATCGGGGAGAACGTGAAAGAGGTCCTCGACTGCGATCTGAAGCTAGAACTGAAGGCGCTCGGCGACATAAGAGCCGCGCTTGCGCACACGGAAACGGTGAAAGACTTTGTCACACGCGACCTGCTCGAAGAAATTATGCGCGACGAAGAAAAGAGCATCGATTTCATAGAGATCCAGAAGGACCTGATCGAGCAGATCGGAATCGAGAACTACATTCAGCTGCAATCCGGCAGCGCGAGCTGA
- a CDS encoding (2Fe-2S)-binding protein, whose amino-acid sequence MIIIIIINGRHRQDIQSMYVCICNAISDRQARSHTDSGACSVAAFYRSLGVKPKCGKCAPALRDMLTTGRNGVDLRQDSHASDA is encoded by the coding sequence TTGATAATCATTATCATTATCAACGGGCGCCACCGCCAGGACATTCAAAGCATGTACGTGTGTATCTGCAACGCTATCAGCGATCGCCAGGCTCGCTCGCATACCGATTCCGGCGCATGCTCCGTGGCCGCCTTCTATCGCTCACTGGGAGTGAAGCCGAAGTGTGGCAAGTGCGCGCCCGCCCTCCGCGATATGCTTACGACGGGACGGAACGGGGTTGATCTGCGCCAGGATTCGCACGCCTCCGACGCCTAG